The DNA segment ATGCAATTTTACTATAGAAAAAAAGTATAGGTTTAGTGCAGTTGGAGGAAAGATTATGAATCAAGAATCAATGAAAATTCCACAAGCAACGGCAAAAAGATTGCCATTGTATTATCGATTTATTCAAAATCTCCATTCGTCAGGCAAGCAAAGAGTTTCATCTGCCGAGTTAAGTGAAGCGGTAAAAGTCGATTCAGCAACGATTCGACGTGATTTCTCTTACTTCGGTGCTCTTGGAAAAAAAGGATATGGATATAATGTAGGATATTTGCTATCTTTTTTTAGAAAAACATTAGATCAAGATGAAATTACGAAAGTGGCATTAATTGGTGTCGGAAATTTAGGCACGGCTTTTTTAAATTATAATTTTATGAAAAATAATAATACTAGAATAGATATTGCATTTGATGTAAATGCAGAAAAAGTCGGGAAGAAAATTGGGGATGTTGATGTCCATCATTTGGATGAACTAGAAGAAAGATTAGCTTCAGAACAAATTCATGTGGCAATTCTTACCGTACCAGCGCCAGTTGCCCAACAAATTACCGATCGACTAGTAAAAGCGGATATCAAAGGAATACTTAATTTTACTCCTGCCAGATTAACGGTACCTTCTTCGATCAGAGTCCATCACATTGATTTAGCTGTTGAATTACAGTCACTTGTTTATTTTCTAAAAAACTATCCTGAAGAAGTCATAGAAGAGACAAATTCTTAATAGAAAAAATGATCAAAATCAGTTATTATTAGAGGAAGGAGGTGTAGCATTTATGCCACTAGGTATCGGCAGTATTCTTATCATTGCACTTGTTGCTGTATTATTATTCGGTCCAAAAAAGCTCCCTCAATTAGGAAGAGCCGCAGGAGATACATTGCGCGAATTTAAAGACGCTACGAAAGGCTTAGCAGAAGATGATGATTCAAAAGATAAAAAAGACGCTAAGTGATGATAGGATGAAATAGAATGAGTCAAAATGAAATGACGATTTTTGAGCATATAAGTGAATTAAGAAAACGACTCATGATTGTAGTCGTTTTCTTCTTCATTGCAATCATCGGCAGTCTTTTCTTAGCTGAACCGATTATTCGTTATTTACAGTCAGCGGATGAGGCGAAAGAATTAACGATGAATGCTTTTAGAATGACGGACCCTTTGAAAATCTATTTTCAAATGGCCTTTGTGTTGGCTTTTATCATCACTTCACCCGTCATTTTGTATCAATTATGGGCCTTTATCAGCCCAGGGTTATATGAGAAAGAGAGGAAGGTTACTTTAAGTTATATTCCAATTTCTGTCTTCCTTTTCTTAGGGGGCCTTTCCTTTTCTTATTTTATCCTTTTTCCATTTGTTGTTCGATTTATGATGAATATGTCGGAAAAACTAGATATTCAACAGGTTATCGGTATTAATGAATATTTTCAGTTCTTATTTCAAATTACGATTCCGTTTGGTTTCTTATTCCAAATGCCGGTTGTCATGTTGTTTCTAACACGATTAGGAATTATCACTCCGATGTTTTTAGCAAAAATTCGTAAATATGCCTATTTCACTTTATTAGTCATTGCGGCTCTTATTACCCCGCCAGATGTGATGTCACATATGATGGTCACCATTCCACTTTGTATTTTATACGAAATTAGTATTTGGATCTCAAAAATTGGCTATCGAAAGGTAATTGAGGCAGAAGAGCAAATGGAAAGGGAAATAGAGTCGGAAGAAGCTCAAAAAAAATAGACCGATCAAGCGGTCTATTTTTTTTCTCTCTTTTTATGACGAAAATGAGCAAAGGTCATTCGTAAGCCCGTGCCAATATCTAAGGTCGCTAATAGAATGAGCAAGTAAGTAAAAAATCCAAAGCCATTCGAATTCACTGTCACAATCGCAATATAAGTAAAAAACACTCCTAGTAGGATGTTTAATGTCCCGGGTAACCATGATGTTTGTTTCATTAAAAGAATCCTCCAATAAACCCTGAAATTTTTTCTGCTTCTTCTATATATTTTTCTAATTCATCCCGAAAGAAATATTGGCCTAATATGACCAATGTATTCATCGACACGTGAGCGATAATGGGAACGATTAAACGTTTTGTTTTTACATATAAAAAAGCAAAGGTAAATCCCATGGCAGAATATAATAAAGTATGCTCTAGTTCCATATGGGCCGCAGAGAAAATAACTGAACTAATGAGTGCAGCAACCCAAAAGGGAAATCTTTCATAGAGGCTGCCGAATATGACCTTTCGGAAGACAATTTCCTCGAGGATGGGACCTAATATAGAGGCAACAATCATCGTAAAGGGTACATATTCGATAATTTGAATAATTTGTTGCGTGTTTTCCGATCCAGGAGTGACTCCAAGTAAAAGTTCAATTCTAATGGCAATATCTTGAGCAAAAAAGGCGAGAAATACTCCAGCAATTGCCCAAAAGGTCGAACCCTGTACATGCATAGGAGGATCTGAATGGAGTCGGGTTTGTCTTATTTCTGCTTTCTTTAAGATGAGCAGAATGATGACTAAGGCAACAGAGAAGCTGAATGTCAGCCAGTAGCCAGGCGTTAGTTGCTGCATCATAGAAGGCTCAACGCCTTGATTAATGCCAATTT comes from the Oikeobacillus pervagus genome and includes:
- a CDS encoding redox-sensing transcriptional repressor Rex; this encodes MNQESMKIPQATAKRLPLYYRFIQNLHSSGKQRVSSAELSEAVKVDSATIRRDFSYFGALGKKGYGYNVGYLLSFFRKTLDQDEITKVALIGVGNLGTAFLNYNFMKNNNTRIDIAFDVNAEKVGKKIGDVDVHHLDELEERLASEQIHVAILTVPAPVAQQITDRLVKADIKGILNFTPARLTVPSSIRVHHIDLAVELQSLVYFLKNYPEEVIEETNS
- a CDS encoding CPBP family intramembrane glutamic endopeptidase gives rise to the protein MKKEYGFILIVYLIMHLSSFIGIPLVYKIGINQGVEPSMMQQLTPGYWLTFSFSVALVIILLILKKAEIRQTRLHSDPPMHVQGSTFWAIAGVFLAFFAQDIAIRIELLLGVTPGSENTQQIIQIIEYVPFTMIVASILGPILEEIVFRKVIFGSLYERFPFWVAALISSVIFSAAHMELEHTLLYSAMGFTFAFLYVKTKRLIVPIIAHVSMNTLVILGQYFFRDELEKYIEEAEKISGFIGGFF
- a CDS encoding YdiK family protein, whose protein sequence is MKQTSWLPGTLNILLGVFFTYIAIVTVNSNGFGFFTYLLILLATLDIGTGLRMTFAHFRHKKREKK
- a CDS encoding twin-arginine translocase TatA/TatE family subunit, producing the protein MPLGIGSILIIALVAVLLFGPKKLPQLGRAAGDTLREFKDATKGLAEDDDSKDKKDAK
- the tatC gene encoding twin-arginine translocase subunit TatC yields the protein MSQNEMTIFEHISELRKRLMIVVVFFFIAIIGSLFLAEPIIRYLQSADEAKELTMNAFRMTDPLKIYFQMAFVLAFIITSPVILYQLWAFISPGLYEKERKVTLSYIPISVFLFLGGLSFSYFILFPFVVRFMMNMSEKLDIQQVIGINEYFQFLFQITIPFGFLFQMPVVMLFLTRLGIITPMFLAKIRKYAYFTLLVIAALITPPDVMSHMMVTIPLCILYEISIWISKIGYRKVIEAEEQMEREIESEEAQKK